AAAGCTTCTATTGAGAAAGCCCCTATTAAGAAAAATACACCAACGAAAGCTGTAATAAGAGTTGGTACTAAAAAAGAAAGCCATATACAGTAGTATGCGTCCTCACGTTCTTGCACCTTCTGCATCTCACTAACGAAATCTGCAACATTATTATGTATCAATATCTTGTTTAATTTTTTTATAAAAAAACCGTCTTGTATCATTTTATAAATTTCATAGCAAATAAAAATACTAACTGAAATAGTCATTGAAAGTCCAGAAATTAATAATACTTCTTTTGGTACAATATCTTTGGCAGATTTCCAAAAATTAAAAAATATAACATAACCTGCCGATATAACCAAAGTTGTATAGGATTTATGTTTGTCATAAGCATTAACATAAATATCTTTATAAAGATTAAAAGCTTCTTGTATTTCATCTTGATCAAGATGCTTCATATTTTCATTTTGGCTATTATTTAATTTTTCTTTTTTTAAAGTTGCTCTTACACTAATACTAGGTTTGGTAGCTCCCATATTTCTCTTAACTCCAAACAAGGCTATACATCAGTTTAAATTTTATTTTACTACTTTATATTAAAGATTTTGGGACGAACACAGCCAAAAAAAAGCTGTGTTCGTCTCATTTTCCAGCGTGGACGAGCGCATTTACTGTTTTAATTCCTGCCGTGTAGACGTTGGTGTATCCATGTCGTGATAATCCCTTTTTCCGCCAACGACCGCGATCGCTTGCAGGTTAATCTGAGGTTGAATGCCTTACAGGGGGCGAAAGCGCCCTGATGTCGTCATACCGAATACCGATATACCCCGACTTTATCCGTTCCAAAGTCCATTTTTCAGATGAGGCTCATCCCCTGGAAGAGCAAGGTTTGATATATCTTCCCTATCCATCTGTCGCCAATCTTCTGGGGTTATTGTGACTGTATAAGCTTCATAAAATAAAAGTGTCTCATTCAAGCAAGAACAAGAACAATTACGAGCATCATGCTTATCAACTCTGTTATCTCTATCACAGCAAATGTACTGTGCATACAAAATTGAGCCTGGGGTCTGGTCAGACTCAGGACAAAACGATAAACTAGAGCCGAAAGCATCAATGCTCGTGTTTGAGTACAAATCAAACACGGGCGAATCCTCTGATATTCAGTTGGTGTGTGGTAACTTCAACCGTATCAGGGGATTTTTGCTTTTGTCAATTGCTTGAAAGCCTTATTTAGCAATGGTTTGAATCTTTTATGATTTTTGTAACAGTAATCATCAAAGAATCAAAAGTGAAAAGCGTAATAGTGAAAAAATCAAAAAAGCAACTTTCAATAGGCTAGTTCAGTTTTAAAGCATCTCCTGAGTCGATTTTTTATCAGGGTAGGTATTAAGACATAAGTTTCTATGGCATGATCGGACACTACCGCGTTTGTAATAATTCTTTACAATTAGAGGCGGTATTTTCAACCTATTAAATATGTATGCAAGTGCTAGTGAGATCGCTAATCTAATACTTGTTGCTTTCTCCGGGACGTTAGTCTCTAGTCTCTTGGGGTTGCTGCCTCACTTTCCTCAATGTCGTCAAACTACTAAATCCCGACAAAAGCGCGATCGCAGTTGGACTGTTTTAAGGGCTAGGTATCGCCCTCGCTTTTGAATCTACTTAGCATCCTCTGGTGGGAAACCCAATTTGGTACGAAAATCCTCATCGTATTTTGCTTTCTCCCAATTATTGGCAGATTTAATTTGGTCAATACTTATGTTTTCAGCACGTTGAAGGTTGGCACCGTCGAGGTTAGCACCTGCAAGGTTAGCACCCGCAAGGTTAGCACGTATGAGGTTAGCATCTGCAAGATTAGCACCTGCAAAGTTTGCATACATGAGTTGCCCGTGTGAAATCTGGGCTTGTATGAGGTTGGTGTGCATGAAACTGGCGCGTGTGAGGCTAGCATTATCGAGGGTGGCACTATTGATGTTGGCATCATCAAAGATGGCATCATCAAGATGGGCATTTGTAAGAATGGCATTTGTAAGTTTGGCACTTGTAAGTTTGGCACGTATGAGTTTCGCATCACTAAGGTCGGCATTTGTGAGGATGGCACCATCCAGGTTCGTATCGCTGAGATTCAATTTACTTATAAGTTCTGTATCAATTAGAAATTGAATAACACTCCCTTTGCGTTCTCCATCTTTATCTAACCTCCGTAGTACCGACAAAGTTCTAGCGCGTGCTACATCGAATGCTGTATCTCCTCGTGAAGGGTCTGAAACGTTCAAATTTTTCTCAAGCAATAGCTCTGACATCCGGTTAATATAAGCTTCTAATGCTTCTTCTCGTAAATTGTTATCTGCTATTGCTTTTTCTAATTCAGCTTCTTTTTCTGCCTTTTGTTTTTCTGCTTCAGCTTGTTTTTCTACCCTTTGTTTTTCTGCTTCAGCTTGATTATCTGCTCGTTTTTGTTCCCTACGCTCAAATTGGAATAACACAATTGGAATTGCTAATGTACCAGCTAAACCTAACCAATCCCAAAATGTTTTACCTGATTGAAAATACTCTGTTGTCTCTGTAAGTTTTATAAATTTTCCATCTTTAGGATTTATTACTTCCTTTATAGTTACTGATTTATTGGAGTCCTCACCAAAACCACTCCAGTTAAATTGATAAAGAATATAAATAATTACAACTGTAGCTAACAAGCTTATAGTTAGTTTATTCTTATTAATTAATTTTTTCAGCCAATCGGTGTATTTATTCTGTAACTTCCCCATAGATGCTTATTATGTAGCAGATTATTTCACTTTTAAACACTATATCTGACAACATAATCTTTACTTAGTGATTAATATGAATAAAGTTTTGCTGAAAAACTGAAGTGTTGATCAAGTTAAAACTGCATTTCCCGCCAAAGACCGCGATCGCGCTTTAGCCCTGCAATGTCTTGGGGTCGCTCTCAGCAAATATTTTTACAAATCACCCCAATCAAAATTGAGAAACCGTCGAGCATTCAGCTTGGTGTATTTTTCAGTGTGTTTGATATCGCGGTGTCCGAGGAAGTCTTGGATTTCCCTGGTGTTGTAACCCTGATTCACCAGATAGTAACCGCAGGCATGGCGCATCATGTGACAGTGAACTTTGATATCAAGCCCGGCCTGTGCCGCCAGTCGTCCAAGCAGCTTTCGCACCGCATCAGTGGACATCACCTCACCACGCTCGGAAACGAAAATATATTTGCTATCCGCGAACTGTTCTCTAAGTTCCTTGAGCAAAGTTATTTCATCATCTCTTAAAGGATGCACCCCAGAATCACTGCCCTTTTCCCTGGTGATGAAAATCTGACGTTCGCCCCACATCACTGCATCCCAGCGCAAACCGCACGTCTTACCTACAGCTTCCCCCACCCTCAGACCGTGGCGGAACATCATCAGCATCAGTGTATAATCACGGTGAGCATAACGGGCTTTGCGATCGAGCGCAGCATCAAGAATACTTCGCACCTCACTTGGTGTAAGGTATTCCCTAGACCTATAATGCTTGTTGGGTAGACGAACTGGGGGCGGTAGCCTCATTTATTCCTGGTGGTAGTGTCCGGTGTACGCGATATATTATGGACACTCCCCATTCTCCCAAACCCTGATGCTTTCGTGAATAGCCACCCCACAAGTTACCTCAGTTAAGTATTACTTATCTTTCAAGTGCCGAAAAATTCTCTACACAGGGCAATTGATAATTCTGGCTTATACGAAGTGGAGAGCGGCTTGCCTAAATGTCTATACTCGCTCCTGCCAACAATATAATTAAAAGCCTTCTAGTTTTTTAACTGGAGAGTTTATTGTTTAAGACGTATTATCGTTTAGCCGCAAACCAACTAATCAACTTAATAATTAAAAAAATAAGTCCGAGAGAAAAGAAATTAAAAGGAGATATATTTGAAGTTGCAACAGCAATACATGAAGCTGTTAAAAATACAATATTAGATATGAGAACAAATCCCGATCTGACAGTTGAATTTAAATCTTCAATAGCTCTAATTAAATCCTTATTATCATCAGGCATAAAAACACTTTTAAATTGTTAAAAAAGTACTTTACAACGAATAGAACCGTTAAACAGCAAGTATTAGGCTACTTTCTACACCGACCACTACCCCTGGACAAAGAGCCGCAAGCAGGTTTGTAAGGTTCTACATACCAAATAAACAACTAGAGACATTAAATGCCTTTGATATCACTCACAGTTGATATCAAAATTACTTCAACGTGATCATCTCGTGAGGCCCCGACGAACTGGGGACACTTCGTTTAGAGCGGGTGGTGTGGGGGACGGGCAACAATTCACTCGTGGAATGGCCAAAACTCAGTAGCCCGCCCCCCACACTTCTCTGTCGCCACCCGCTCTACCCCAGTTCTTGACAAACGAAATGTTTCTCAGAGATTAATCATCAAAATCAATTGGCTGACCGTTAAAATGCTTGTGAATGCTTTCGGAAGTCAGCCAACCAGGAATTGTAACCTTTTTATCTACTTCTGCATCACCTTGGTAATTGTTTAAACCGTTAATCATTGCAACCTGAAGAGGTGTCTTACCATCGGCGGTTTTGCGATCAATTTGAATAGTTCCTCTGCTTCTACCAATGGCTGTTCCATCACTTCCACCAACGGCGGTATTAGTGAAGAAATGGGCAATACAGACTAATCTTTCTTCAGCTTTTCTAGGGTCACTAAGAGATGCTTTAACAAACTTTTTGGCAGGCTCTATAGAGAAGGCTTAAATACCAACAATTCCTAACTAAATCCTTTCGCCCTCCTCACCAATACATTCATTATTCATTCACAATCAAGTTATAGTCTATATAACCAAGCATCGCCCCTCTTTTTATCGCCTCATAACTGTTCTTGACGTGCCATTTACTGTACAAATCACTGGCATAACGTTTGACTGTACTAACAGAGAGAAACATTTCTTTGGCAATCTGTTCAAAAACTAAACCTTGAGCCAGTAAACGCAGGACTTGTATTTGTCGTTCGGTGGGAGAGTCAAGCAAGTTTTTATCAGCAAAACTAGGGTCAATATATCTATTTTTATCAAGGCTTTTTAACAGTTTTTTAGCCAGCTTCGGGTCAAGCAGGCATTCATCAAAGTAAGCTCTCTTGATGGCTAGTTCAATCAATTCTATATCAGCACTCTTGAGCATATAAGAATCAGCCCCATGACGGAAAGCCGAGTTAATAAAATCTGAATGAGTCTGATTAGTAAAAATCACCACTTTACTATTAGTTTTCCTTTTGATTGAGCGAGTCAGTTCTAGACCACTCATATCGGGCAATAGTAAATCAACTAACACAACATCAGGGTTCATCTGTTCAATTAACTGAAACCCTAGCTTTCCACTGGTGGCATCACCAGTTACTTCTATATCTGGAGATTGTTCCATAGCGCCTTTGATGCCCAAGAGCGTGAATATTTCTGGTTCAACAATTACTATTTTCAGCATGATGTTGATAATCCTCTAATAATAAATAGCTGTTTATTGGCGGACTTATTATTGATGCTTCTGCCGTGGGTGTCCGTGCTGCCGTAGCAGTGCCGTAGCAGCGCCGTAGGCTACGACCTATACAGGGTATGGATTGCCGTGATTGCTGCCGTATGCCGTGTCCACTCAGAAAAGCAAGTTACACATCCCTTTTTATGACCACGGCATTACGGCAATACCTTCACCAGTCAGGCAGAGAGTAGCTATCATTGCCATCAGAATTTATCTTTTGAGTCTTAACTAATTCAGCTAACCCATCACTTAATTCTGACTCTGAATAACCAGATAACCTGTCTGCTTTCTTCAAATCGCGTAATGTTTTTGGCGTTTTATTCTTGACATTCTGGAAGTATTCATAAATCTTTTTAGCTACTTCAGATAATGGTTTTTGATGTACATTGTGAGCAGCATTTAAATTAAATTCTAGGTGAAATACTCTATCTAGATATTCCTGCTCCGAAGCAATCGGGTTAACTTGATTAGATAATTTTGGCATTAATGCCACAACAAAACCCCCAACGGAAGCAATCATAACTGGGCGCAAGTTTTTATAAGAGACTGCTTTAATATCCAAGTATTTAGATTTAATTTGCTCCCGTTCTTGCTTACCTGGGATAATGTCACCTCTATTTAAAATCAACTCCAGCACCCCATAAGATTCTTGCTCTCTAGAGTTCTTAATGTACTTGTTACCTAACAGCAGTAAGTTGAGGCACATCCGAGTTTGAGCATCCATCTTTTCAATGCCCAATGCTGCCAGATTAAAAGACTGTAGAGAAGCAATAAACTTAGTATTAAACTCTCTACCAATCAGCAAAACATCAAGTAATTTACTCCCATAATTCCAATCAGAGTAAAGCTTGCTTAAGGAGTCAGCAATTACTAACCAATCATCCAAAATTAGAATCAATGGCGGTAAGGATTCGCGCTGTGATTCTGGTAGCTGTTTTCTTAGTTTGTAGCTCTGGTAAAAGCTATCAATTACATCTTTAGCTAGGTCTGGGTTTTCCCCGTCAAAGACGATTACTCTCTCTTTCTCCCGTAAACCGCAGAAACTATCATTCTTAGCACTAATTACCCAGATATCCGCACTGGGGCAATCTGCCAAGATTTTCCCAATCAAATAATTGAGGGTTACTGATTTACCGCTTCCCGGCGCGGCGACTAAAGCAGTGGAACTATCTGCTCTGGCTAGGGCTTGCAAAGTATTTAGGGCAAGACCTTCTGATGGGTGAAGGTAATCACCTGTTGGGGTTGCTCCCGGTGCGATTGCGCCCTGTTCATCCCCAGTAACCTTGTCGTTCGGGTCAATCGTCCCTTGTAAAGTCTGACTCCCTTGTAGATAAGGCGTTTTCATCGACCGTAGCTGCAAAATGTACTCCGCCTTCTGTTCTTCGGTCATCCCAGCCGTTTGCGCCTCAAAAATAGCGTCAGTTGCCTCCATTTGGGTAACTTCAATTTCAGTGTGGGCGTAAATCTCGGCTTTTTGTATGTCAACAGTGCGGTCATTGGCGATTAGATCCAGGTCAGCTTGTAATTGCACTTCTGCGAACGCAACATCTCTGTAACTCTCTAACAACTCGGAACGTGCGGCCATCTCAGCTTTTGCAGCATCCCGATGAAGGGCGATGTCTTCAAAAACTGCTCTCTGCTTCTCTTCCGATTGGCAGTGCCGCAGCATCCACCCCGCAAGCGCAAACCCCAGGAATCCCCCAAACCCCCAAAACGGTTTATATGGGTTAGTCGCTTTTACCAACCCATTAACCCCCATAGCTGGGTCACGCACAACTTGGCGCGGCATTCCATCACTCTTCCACTGTTGCCAATAAAATGGGGTCATCCTGAAAGGTCGTCCATTCTTGTCTGAGCAGGTCAATGTTTTCAAAGGGGTTTTAATGCAGAAGTAGATCCGATCGCTGCTGGTTCCTTTCCAAGCCATCGCAGCCGAGCTAATACCCACAGTTAAACTCAATCCAATGGCAACAGCTTTCTTGTCCATCGGCAACTGTCCGAACCACTTCATAAAAAGAGATTGTTGTGACTCAGATAACTGTTTATGTTTGTCGGTTAAATAATTCATTTCCTCTGACTACCACCAAATAGAAAAATCATTAATATCGCTAGAAATATGCCCACTCCTGCACCATCCATCCAACTTGAAGATTCAGCAGTTTTTGCCTTATAAACCGACTCAATAGAAGTCTTAACTGTACTAGTAGAAGTTCTCGCTTCATTCCACTCACTAATCGGTTCAGATAGCGCACACAATAAAGCCAGTGATGCACTGCAACCAGTCATTAAATTAGTGACGAAATTATTAAAACCTTCACCTGTTGCAGTGGCAGTAAAATACAGATGTGCAGTACCCACAGCTAAGAACATTCCAACAGGGTGAACTTGCAATAAATGAAAGGTGAAAATCACTGCACTATTTAAACAACTGCCAGCGACAATTTCACAGGCATTACCAGCACGTCTAAATGTCCGACCTCTGTTATTTTCTGGCAGTGGTGGTAACTGTTCGGGTTGTTTCTGTTGCTGATGTTGTTGTGGTGTTTGTGCCAGCCCTTCATGTAAAAAAGGGCTGACGCTATGAGGATCTTCATTTCGTTTCCTTACTAGCATCAGCCTTACCTAATTAATTGATTATCTGTCGCCTAATTTCTGCCACAAGTTACCCAACATTGCACCCCAACCGCGAACTGTTCCTGTTGCAGAAACACTAGACGCAGGTGCATGATTTTGGCTAGTAACTGGTATGACTTCTTGGGGTGTTTGATTGGGTTCTAATGCCCTTGATCCGTACCGCGCACGAGCTAAAAGTTGTTGGCGTTTCTCTCTCAATCCCGTGGTGATTGCTTGCCTTTCAGCTTGCACAGTTTGCTTATTTTCTATGCTGC
This region of Nostoc flagelliforme CCNUN1 genomic DNA includes:
- a CDS encoding P-loop NTPase family protein — protein: MNYLTDKHKQLSESQQSLFMKWFGQLPMDKKAVAIGLSLTVGISSAAMAWKGTSSDRIYFCIKTPLKTLTCSDKNGRPFRMTPFYWQQWKSDGMPRQVVRDPAMGVNGLVKATNPYKPFWGFGGFLGFALAGWMLRHCQSEEKQRAVFEDIALHRDAAKAEMAARSELLESYRDVAFAEVQLQADLDLIANDRTVDIQKAEIYAHTEIEVTQMEATDAIFEAQTAGMTEEQKAEYILQLRSMKTPYLQGSQTLQGTIDPNDKVTGDEQGAIAPGATPTGDYLHPSEGLALNTLQALARADSSTALVAAPGSGKSVTLNYLIGKILADCPSADIWVISAKNDSFCGLREKERVIVFDGENPDLAKDVIDSFYQSYKLRKQLPESQRESLPPLILILDDWLVIADSLSKLYSDWNYGSKLLDVLLIGREFNTKFIASLQSFNLAALGIEKMDAQTRMCLNLLLLGNKYIKNSREQESYGVLELILNRGDIIPGKQEREQIKSKYLDIKAVSYKNLRPVMIASVGGFVVALMPKLSNQVNPIASEQEYLDRVFHLEFNLNAAHNVHQKPLSEVAKKIYEYFQNVKNKTPKTLRDLKKADRLSGYSESELSDGLAELVKTQKINSDGNDSYSLPDW
- a CDS encoding pentapeptide repeat-containing protein: MGKLQNKYTDWLKKLINKNKLTISLLATVVIIYILYQFNWSGFGEDSNKSVTIKEVINPKDGKFIKLTETTEYFQSGKTFWDWLGLAGTLAIPIVLFQFERREQKRADNQAEAEKQRVEKQAEAEKQKAEKEAELEKAIADNNLREEALEAYINRMSELLLEKNLNVSDPSRGDTAFDVARARTLSVLRRLDKDGERKGSVIQFLIDTELISKLNLSDTNLDGAILTNADLSDAKLIRAKLTSAKLTNAILTNAHLDDAIFDDANINSATLDNASLTRASFMHTNLIQAQISHGQLMYANFAGANLADANLIRANLAGANLAGANLDGANLQRAENISIDQIKSANNWEKAKYDEDFRTKLGFPPEDAK
- a CDS encoding response regulator — encoded protein: MLKIVIVEPEIFTLLGIKGAMEQSPDIEVTGDATSGKLGFQLIEQMNPDVVLVDLLLPDMSGLELTRSIKRKTNSKVVIFTNQTHSDFINSAFRHGADSYMLKSADIELIELAIKRAYFDECLLDPKLAKKLLKSLDKNRYIDPSFADKNLLDSPTERQIQVLRLLAQGLVFEQIAKEMFLSVSTVKRYASDLYSKWHVKNSYEAIKRGAMLGYIDYNLIVNE
- a CDS encoding tyrosine-type recombinase/integrase; the encoded protein is MRLPPPVRLPNKHYRSREYLTPSEVRSILDAALDRKARYAHRDYTLMLMMFRHGLRVGEAVGKTCGLRWDAVMWGERQIFITREKGSDSGVHPLRDDEITLLKELREQFADSKYIFVSERGEVMSTDAVRKLLGRLAAQAGLDIKVHCHMMRHACGYYLVNQGYNTREIQDFLGHRDIKHTEKYTKLNARRFLNFDWGDL